A stretch of DNA from Tautonia rosea:
GGGCTGAGGAGGCAAGAGGATGGGTTGTCTTGGCGGTCGGAAAGAGCAAGGCCGCCAGGATTTCGAAGACCACCACTCCGCACACGACTCCCAGACACCCGCCGAAGACGGCTTGTCCCGCACGTCGCCAGCCTCCCGAGGCCAAACCGAGGGCGAGTCCTCCGAAGAAACCGGCGGGTAGCCACATCCCTCCGTGCAAGAGCAAGGGCGTTAACATGTCCTTTGAATAATTAGCCGACGATGCCCGGAAGATCTCGTGAAAGAGTTCCGTCAGCGCATAGGTACTGGCGGCCCCCGCAAGTCCTCCCAGCACGGTGGCAAGGGCCACAGCCGAAACGGTTTGTGACCTTGATCGACCGGCCATCCCGCCTGCCACCCCGAGACAGAGCCCGAGCGCTGCGGCCAGCACTCCATACGCGACCGTCGCCGATCGCGTCGTGGCCTCATTCATCTGCCGTCGTGTTTCGGCCGTGGCGGTTTCGAGCGATTGACGCAAACTGTCGTCCATCTGGAAACCCGGCTTGAAGCCGACGAGCGCCAGTTCTCCTGCTCCCCAGCCCATCAGCGCGGCAACGAGCCCTGCCACCACGACCCATGCCCAGATCCACGGACTTGGCGGCCCAGTCGAAGGATCAGCCCCTCCGCTCGTCTGCTCATTTGCGCAGGAGGGGCTCGACCCACCCAGGGGGGCGGAATCGGATGTGATCGGTTCCATCAATTCATTCTCCGCGCAGGAAACTCTGAGATGCGTTTCGCGATTCTGCGCAGTCTTCCCCGCGGATGATCCTAATCATCCGAGGCAAGCAAGTCCAAAACTCTTCCAAAAAAATCCCAACGATTCCCGAATTGGGGAGACGAGCGATGGCCCGATGGGTACTCGACCGATGCCCTCTTGCGAGGTTGAAGGCCGGCCACATCTGCGTTCAGGCTCCCGAACTGCGGACCTCTCACTCGATGGGCCTTGCTTCCTCGGTTCAGGAAAGCACGTATCCTTCGGCCAAAGATTGAAACTGTCGGATCTGCTCGGCTTGCCAGGCATCATCCCGGCCGAGCTCCTCCGCCAGGACGGCGGCGACCTTCGGGGCGGCGTCGAGGCTCGCTCGGGCGTCGAGCAGCAGGCAGCGGGATCGACGGGCAAGCACGTCTTCGACCTTCCGGGCCATCTCGAAGCGAGCCGCCCAGGCCACCTCGCCCACTCGGGTGGACAGATTCGGGTGCAACGGCTCATCCAATCCGGGTTTCGAGTGCAGCAAGGCCCGCAGTTCGGGAGCATCCGAGCCGTACTCGGCCAGCGAGTCCTCGGCAGGAGCGTCGGTTGCCCCTCGGAGCCGCAGCGAGGCCGTCTTGCACGGCCGTTGCGGCAATTCGCCGACCTTTGCGGCGCGATCGACCGCGTTCGATGCCATGACGCGGTAGGTCGTCCACTTACCGCCGGTAATCGTCACCAGGCCCGAATCGGAGACCAGCACCGAGTGTTCCCGAGAGAGCTTGGCTGTCGATTTGACCCCGGCGTGATCGATCAAGGGCCGAAGTCCGGCGAAGACGCTCCGCACATCCTCCGGTCCGGGCCTCCTGGCCAGATAACGTCCCGCATGATCGAGCATGTAGATCACTTCCTCGGGCGAGGGCTTCGGCTCAATCGGGAGGCCCTCAACTGGCGTATCGGTGGTGCCGAGGATCACCCGATCGAGCCAGGGGATTAGGAAGAGGACTCGCCCGTCATCGGTCTTCGGCACCATCACCGCGGTCGAACCCGGCAAGACCGATCGGTCGAGCATCAGGTGAGACCCTCGGCTCGCCCGGATCATCGGTCGGGCGTCGAGCTGGTCAAGATGGCGGATCGTATCGGCGAAAACCCCTCCGGCATTCACGACCACCCGGGCCTTGATCGACAACGCCTCGCCGGTTTCCTCGTCTCGCGCCTCGACTCCCGAGACCCGGCCGTTCTGGTGGACGATCTTCGTCACGGGAGCCCAGTTCAGGGCCGTCCCTCCCTGATCGAGAACGGTTCGCATCAGGGCGATGGCCAGTCGGGCATCGTCGAACTGACCGTCGTAGTAGAGAATCCCGCCGCGAAGCCCTTCGGTTCGCAAGGTCGGGACACGCTCCTGCGCCTCGCCCGCGCCGATCCATCGCGATCGGCCGAAGCTCCGGCTCCCGGCAAGCAGGTCGTACAGCGTCAATCCGGTGGCATATTGCAAGAGGTCGAACTGGGAATACGTCGGCACCAAGAACGGACTGGCGAAGACCAGATGCGGGGCATTCTCTCTCAGCCTCCCCCGCTCGCGGAGTGCTTCGCGGACCAGCCCCACCTGCCCATTGGCCAGATAGCGCACGCCGCCGTGCACAAGCTTCGTGCTTCGGCTGGATGTCCCCTGCGCGAAGTCTCTGGCTTCAAGGAGCAGGGTCTTGTAGCCGCGAGTGACGGCATCGAGTGCCGTTCCGAGCCCGGTCGATCCTCCTCCCACGACGACCAGATCCCAGGTCGAGCCGTCCCGGATCGCGTCGAGCATCTGGCTGCGCATGGGGTTGCTTCTCCTCGTTGAATAGCGATCGGACCCGGATTCCAGCGCTCGATTCGCCGATCTGCCGATCAAGGCGTTCGATGCCCCGAGTGTGCCCCTTCTCCGGTCCTTCGACCACCCGATTCCCCGCGAGCGGCGGCGATCGCAGCCCGAGCTTTGGCCTCTTCGCGGTCAATCCGGCGGATCATGGCCGAGATCCCGAGGTCCGCCAGCCCCGGTACGATCCGGAAGAAGGCTCCCATGAGCCGAACCGGCCAGACGACCCGACGACGAATTGCCAACCGAGGCCGAGGCGTATCGACCAATCGGATAATCCGCTGAGCCGTCTCGTCGACCGAAGCCGAGAGAATCGCCGGAGGTCGGTCGCGCATGGCGTTGTACACGGTGCCGGGAGGAGCATGATCGACCTGACGTCCCGATTCCTCCCCCAGACGGCCGACCGCGTCGAAAAACTCGGTTTCCACGGGCCCCAACTCGACCATACAGACCCGAACCCCCTGCACTGCCACCTCTCGCCGGAGGGCATCAGACCAGTAGGCCAGACCGGCCTTGGTCGCCCCGTAGGCGCCGAGCATCGGGTTGGGAATTTGCACGATGGCCGATCCGATGGAGATGATGACTCCTTTGGACGCGATTAAATGCGGAAGGGCCAGCCGCGTGAGCATGATCGGCGCATGAAAATTGACCTCGAGCTGCATCCGAAGGTTTGCCGGGTCAGACCGGCCGAAATAGTCGGGCAGGCCGATCCCGGCATTGTTGATCAACGCATCGAGGCGTCCGAAGTACTCGACAGTTCGCGCGACGATCCGGGCCGGGGCGTCGGGATCGGCCAGATCCTCGACAATTACCAGAGCCGAGGCTCCCTGGTCCTGAACCTCCCGAGCCACTTGTTCCAGTCGATCTCCCCGCCGGGCGACGATCGCGAGATGATGACCTCTCCTGGCCAGCGCTCGAGCCATTGCGGCGCCAAGTCCCGACGAGGCCCCGGTGATCAAGACGGTCCTGGGCCTGCTGGTTTCGGCCATCCGATTCTCCCTGCCGATTGCCCCGTCGGGACCGGGCATTGCATCCGTATTGCGGGCACGACCACACCCACCGAGGCGTGCCGATCGCCGTGTCAGCGAAGCCCGGAAAGCAAGCGTCCCAGGTCGCGCGCAAAGGCATCCACGAGCAAGGGCATGTAAACTCGTCTGCGGAGGTGATAATCGGCCTCCAGACAGCGTTCGACCAGCAAATAAACATCTTCGGGTTCAAGCCGATCGGCCAGGGCGGCGGCGGCTCGACGGTCGGACGGGTCGGGAGCCGGCGGATCAAGCCCAGCACCTTGCCAAAGCACCCCTCGGAAAAACCGGGCCAACTCGCCGAAGATCGCGGCGGCTCGGGTGCGCTGGGCGAGGCTCTCCTTGCCCGCATCCTTGATGAACTCCTCCAATCGGCGGGCCAGGTCCGGCGCATCAAACGGCCGGGCGTCGGCCAGTTCGTCGACCAGTCGGCGTCGGAAGCTCGTCAGCTCCGGGTCGGCCAGGCTGAGGGCTCGGGACACGCTCCCCTCGCCGAGCTGAGCGAGCCGGTCGGCCTCACCCGGATCGGCCTCGGGGTCCCGATCGCGGAGGATTGCGGCCAGTTCCTCCTCGGGCAACGGGTCGAACCGCACGACCCGGCAGCGTGAGAGGATCGTATCAAGCTGCAACTCCGATGACGTACCGATGAGGATCAAGACCGCGCCGTCTGGCGGTTCCTCCAGAGTCTTCAGGAAGGCATTGGCCGCTTCCTCATTGAAATGATCGGCATCGTCCACGATGGCCACCTTGCGAGCCCCTCGCATGGGTTTCAGGCTCAGGTCGTGGCAGAGGTCCCGGATGACGGCGATCGGTAGCTCGTGCTTCTCCTCGGGGCGGCCAACCTCGTGCAGGTCGGGATGATCGCCCGAGACCACCTGACGGCACGCCGCGCACTCGCCGCAAGGGTCGAGCAACCCCTCGGCCCTTCGCTCGCAAAACAAAGCCTGGGCCAGCCTCCTTGCGAAGGTCCGCTTCCCGATTCCCTCCGGTCCGACGAACAGCAGCGCATGAGGGAACCGGCCGCTGGACGCCGCCCGGCGCAGGTCCTCCACCACCCGATCATGACCGCGGACCGATCCCCAGGACACGCAGCACCTCTCCTTCGATCCGGTGGGCGACCTCATCCGGCGCCTTCGCGCCGTCAATCACGACGATCGGAGCCGGATAGGACCGGGCCGCCTCAAGAAATCCGTTGCGGACGAGGGTCCGATAGTCCTCCCCTCGGTCCTCGATCCGGTCCCTCGGCCCTCCGGTTCGGGAGCGAGCAACGGCCTCGGGCACGTCGATCAACAGGGTCAGGTCGGGCATCACTCCCCCGGTCGCCGCCTGTCCCACGCTCCAGAGCTCCTCGACCTCCAGCCCCCCGGCATACCCTTGATAGACCACGTTACTGAGGAGATAGCGATCCGACACGACCACTCGCCCCGCTTCCAGAGCAGGGCGAATGACCTGCTCGACCATCTGGGCCCGACTAGCCATGTAAAGCAGCATCTCAGCCCGCATGCTCATCGGAACGCTGGCTCTATCGAGCAAGAGGCTGCGGAGCCGGTCGCCGAGTCGCGTACCGCCG
This window harbors:
- a CDS encoding SDR family NAD(P)-dependent oxidoreductase; the encoded protein is MAETSRPRTVLITGASSGLGAAMARALARRGHHLAIVARRGDRLEQVAREVQDQGASALVIVEDLADPDAPARIVARTVEYFGRLDALINNAGIGLPDYFGRSDPANLRMQLEVNFHAPIMLTRLALPHLIASKGVIISIGSAIVQIPNPMLGAYGATKAGLAYWSDALRREVAVQGVRVCMVELGPVETEFFDAVGRLGEESGRQVDHAPPGTVYNAMRDRPPAILSASVDETAQRIIRLVDTPRPRLAIRRRVVWPVRLMGAFFRIVPGLADLGISAMIRRIDREEAKARAAIAAARGESGGRRTGEGAHSGHRTP
- the holB gene encoding DNA polymerase III subunit delta' — its product is MSWGSVRGHDRVVEDLRRAASSGRFPHALLFVGPEGIGKRTFARRLAQALFCERRAEGLLDPCGECAACRQVVSGDHPDLHEVGRPEEKHELPIAVIRDLCHDLSLKPMRGARKVAIVDDADHFNEEAANAFLKTLEEPPDGAVLILIGTSSELQLDTILSRCRVVRFDPLPEEELAAILRDRDPEADPGEADRLAQLGEGSVSRALSLADPELTSFRRRLVDELADARPFDAPDLARRLEEFIKDAGKESLAQRTRAAAIFGELARFFRGVLWQGAGLDPPAPDPSDRRAAAALADRLEPEDVYLLVERCLEADYHLRRRVYMPLLVDAFARDLGRLLSGLR
- the tmk gene encoding dTMP kinase codes for the protein MSTSFPPKLPNDLDPARVAKGLFFCLEGPDGAGKSTQAARLAETLQRLGLGVVSCRDPGGTRLGDRLRSLLLDRASVPMSMRAEMLLYMASRAQMVEQVIRPALEAGRVVVSDRYLLSNVVYQGYAGGLEVEELWSVGQAATGGVMPDLTLLIDVPEAVARSRTGGPRDRIEDRGEDYRTLVRNGFLEAARSYPAPIVVIDGAKAPDEVAHRIEGEVLRVLGIGPRS
- a CDS encoding glycerol-3-phosphate dehydrogenase/oxidase, which encodes MRSQMLDAIRDGSTWDLVVVGGGSTGLGTALDAVTRGYKTLLLEARDFAQGTSSRSTKLVHGGVRYLANGQVGLVREALRERGRLRENAPHLVFASPFLVPTYSQFDLLQYATGLTLYDLLAGSRSFGRSRWIGAGEAQERVPTLRTEGLRGGILYYDGQFDDARLAIALMRTVLDQGGTALNWAPVTKIVHQNGRVSGVEARDEETGEALSIKARVVVNAGGVFADTIRHLDQLDARPMIRASRGSHLMLDRSVLPGSTAVMVPKTDDGRVLFLIPWLDRVILGTTDTPVEGLPIEPKPSPEEVIYMLDHAGRYLARRPGPEDVRSVFAGLRPLIDHAGVKSTAKLSREHSVLVSDSGLVTITGGKWTTYRVMASNAVDRAAKVGELPQRPCKTASLRLRGATDAPAEDSLAEYGSDAPELRALLHSKPGLDEPLHPNLSTRVGEVAWAARFEMARKVEDVLARRSRCLLLDARASLDAAPKVAAVLAEELGRDDAWQAEQIRQFQSLAEGYVLS